TGGTCCCAGGCGTCCTTGGCGTGATTGAGCTGCTCGCGCAGATCCGCCAGCATCGGTGCCAGCGGCAGTTCGCTGATCGCGGAGTTGGGTGGCGGCAGCTGTGCCGGCAGCCGGTAGAGGCTGTGCAGGGCCTTGATCAGGGGGGCGGTGGCGGGCGCCTTGGCGACGATGTACATGGTGTCGCGGTGCAGGCGCTCGGGAAAATGCGTGGTGCCCGAGACCAGGCGGCGGATCTGGGCGTCGATGCGCGCGCAGATCCGACGGATGTGCGGAGTCACCGGGACATGGCCCTCGGCGAGGACTTCGCAGAAGGCGGCGGCGCTGAGCCAGAATCCGCGTGCGGCCTGCTGGCGCTGGCGCGATTCGATGCCGGCGACCGACTCGCGCATTTGCCGGGCGCCGGCCGGGTCGTCGGGCTTGCGGATCCAGTTGAGCAGACCTTGCTGGAACTGTACCCGCAGCCAGCGCAGCAGACGTTGTTCGTCGTCATTGCCCAGCGCGGGCGGTTCGGCACGGCGCGGGATACGCACGTCGGCGGGCGGGAAGAACAGGTCGCCCTCGGTCGGGGCATCGACGCCGCGCGCAACGGCGATGCGGGCATGCAGCGCGGCCAGGCGCAGGGGTTGGTCGGGGGCGCCGTGGGAGAGCTCGTCGAGGTAGTTGCCGGTGGCGGCGATGGCGCGCCGGCACAGGTCGACCACATCGTCGTTCAGTTCGCGCTCGCCGCGCGCCAGATCGCCGAGCAGCTTGTCGAGGCCGTCGGTGAACTGGGTCAGTCCGTCCAGGCCGATGATCGACAGGGCGCCGCGCGCCTGGTGCAGGTGCGACTGGGCGAACTGCAGGTGCGAGGAGCGCTCCTCGTCGCTGGCGGCGGCCTTGTCGATGGCCGACAGGGCCTGCGCCAGCGCTTGATCGATTTCACTCTTGACCCAGGTCAGCGGACCCAGATCCTGCTCGGTGGCTTGAGTCATGAATACTGCCTCGTGGCGCGGTGGGGACGGATCAGACCTTGAAGCCCGAAACCGATCCCTTCAGTTCGACGGCGAGTTCGGCCAGTTCGCCGATCGACACGGCGGTCTGCTTGGTGCCTCGCGTGGTCTGCTCGGTAATGGCCTGGATGCCGCGCATGGACTCGGCCACGCGGCTGGCGTTGGCCGCCTGTTTCTGGGTGTCGTTGGAGATCTGTTCGATGAGCTCGGCGGCTTCGGCCGACACGGTGCCGATCTCGACCAGAGCCTGACCGGCGGAGTCGGACAGCGCGGCCCCGGCGACCACGTCATGGGTGGCGTTCTCCATGGCGGACACCGCGTCCTGGGTATCGGTCTGAATGGTCTTCACGATGGCCGAGATCTGCTTGGTGGCCTCGGCGGAACGTTCCGCGAGGCGCTGCACCTCTTCGGCAACCACCGTGAAGCCGCGGCCCGCCTCGCCGGCCGAGGCGGCCTGGATGGCGGCGTTCAGGGCGAGCACGTTGGTCTGTTCGGTAATGTCCGAGATCAGTTCCACGATCTCGCCGATTTCCTGGGACGATTCACCGAGACGCTTGATCCGCTTGGAGGTCTCCTGGATCTTCTCGCGGATCTCGTTCATGCCCTTGATGGTGTTCTCCACCGCCTCGGTCCCCTTGTTGGCGGAATCGAGCGAGCGGCGCGCCACCTGGGCGGATTGCAGGGCGCGCTGGGACGCTTCGGTCATGGAGCGGGCCATGGCCTGGACGGTCTGGCCGACCTCCTCGAGTTCCTCGGACTGGCGCTGGGTGGCTTCGAGCAGTTCGTTGGAGGTGAGCTTGGCGGCCTCGGTGGCGCTGGTCACGCGGCCGGCGGCGTCGTTGATGCGTCGCACCAGCACCGCCAGTTCTTCGACCGTGTAGTTCACCGAGTCGGCAATGGCGCCGGTGATGTCCTCGGTCACGGTGGCGCGGATGGTCAGGTCACCGTCGGCCAGGTCGCCCATCTCGTTCATCAGCCGCAGGATGGCCTGCTGGGTCTGGTTCCGTTCGTCTTCCGCGTTGCGGCGCTGGGAGTCGGCGTCCTGGCTGCGTGCGGCCATGTCGTTCCGGTACACGAACACCATGCGCAGAATGCTCAGCAGGATCAGCACGGCGACGACGGCGATGCCGATCTGCAGCAGGCCGAAGCCGCCGAAGTAGCCGGCGTATTCCTCGGTGAGCTGGTGGGCCTGTTCGGACAGCGGCGGAGCGTTGTCGATGATGCGGCGCCCGGCCTGCTTGGCCTGCACCAGATACTGGATGTTGCTGAGGATGCCGGAGACCGCGCCGAGACTCTCGTTGGCCACGGTGTCCAGCTCGGCCAGCTTGGCACGGGTGACGCTGTCGGGCGTCATGTCCTTGAGCTGGCCGAGAATCTCGCGGAAGCTGTTGGTGTCCTTGCCGAGCAGGAAGGCCACCTCCGGGTCGATGGCGTCGGCCACCAGCAGGGCGTTGGCGTTCTTGGCGATCCGCTGGGTCAGCATCACCAGGCGGTTGGCGGTGGCGATCTCACGCGCGCTGGCGCCCGACTGGAGCTTGAGGGCGGCGACCTGCTCGGTGACGTCGAGCAGCTGCGGGTTCTTGTCGTTGATCACGTTCACCGAGCGGCTCAGCGTGGTCAGGTTCTTCTCCTGGTCCAGCACCAGCTGGGTGTCCTTGTCGGACTTGGCCCAGATGCCGGCCAGGGTGCTGAGGCGATCGGCGAAGGCGGCCGGGCTCGGCGGCACCGCACTGCTATCGACGCGCTCGTTGATGAGGCCGCCGTTGGTGACCGCATTGAGCATCTTGTCGAATTCGTCGCGGCCTTCACGCAATTCGGCGAAGGCACGCGGATCGCCCTGAAGCGCGAGCTGTCCCGATTTGGCGGTCTGTTCCGACAGCATCCGCATCTCGCCGGCCGCGTACAGGTAGGAGGTGGAGTTCGCCGCCCGCTGGGCCTGCAGGAAGATCAGCGCCACCAGGGCGATGAACAGCAGGCCGAGCACGAGGCCGAGCTTGCGCAACTGGTCGGTCAGCGACTTGCCACCGGGCAGGCCGGCCCGGGCTGGGCGCGCGGCCTTTTTCTCGGGCGCTGCGTCTTGCGCGTCCATGATGGTTGCATCAGGGGCGATGGTCGCCGTCGGGGTCTGTGCTGTGCTCATTGCGTCGCTCCGTCAGGTAGGGCGAGTACGGTTTCGGAAAAGGGTCGGGCGGAGGTTCAAGCGGCGCTTGCCTCCAGGAATGCCGGATGACCGAGCAGCCGCGGCGCATCGATGTGCTGCCAGGGCCGGCCGTGGGTGTCCCGCAGGGTGCGGCTGACCCACGCGTGCTCGGGGGGCGTGTCGGCGTCGAGGTCGAAGTCGTCAGGACTGCGCAGACCGGTCGTGGCACTGACCAGCAGACCGCAGTTGGCGCCATGGCGCTGCCCGATCAGCACCAGTCGGGCGGCGCCGCCCGGACTGATCAGGGGGCCGCCGCAGAAGGCGGACAGGTCGACGATCCCGAACAGGGTGCCGCGCACGTTGGCGAGGCCGCGAAACCAGTGGCGGGTCAGGGGCACGGTGGCCAGCGCGGGTACCGGCAGGATCTCGCCCGCGTCGGACAGGTCGAGCAGCCAGTGCGCGCTGCCCGCGGCCAGGCCGAGCAGGTCGCGACGGGGGGCGGACTGGGCATCGGCCAGGCGCCGGACCAGGCCTTCCTGAAACTCTCTGAGGCTGACGCGTTTGGCCATCGGCTCAGTCCATCGCGCGGATGCGCTCGAGCAGTTCGGCGTGATCGAGCGGTTTGACCAGATAGTCGAAAGCGCCCTGGCGCATGCCCCAGATCTTGTCGGTTTCCTGCCCCTTGGTGGTGCAGATGATCACCGGAATACTGCGGGTGGCCGCATCGCGGGAAATGGTCCGCGTGGCCTGGTAGCCGTTCATGCCCGGCATCACCACGTCCATGAGGATCAGGTCCGGCAGTTCCGATTTGCTCTTTTCGATGCCTTCCTCACCGGTTTCGGCGGTGATGACCTGGTAGCCGTTCTTCTGCAGCACCTCGCTCAGCGCGTAGCGTTCGGTGGGGGAGTCGTCGACGACGAGAATCTTTTGAATCGGCATGTTGAATACTCACTCGTGGGACTGCGGTGTGGAGGCGTGGGCGGCGACGGCCTTGAGCAGGCTGTCCTTGGTGAACGGCTTGGTCAGGTACTCGTCGGAGCCGACCATGCGGCCGCGTGCCCGGTCGAACAGCCCGTCCTTGGACGAGAGCATGATCACCGGGGTGGCGGAGAGACGGACGTTCTTCTTGATCAGGGCGCAGGTCTGGTAGCCGTCCAGGCGCGGCATCATGATGTCGACGAAGATCACGTCGGGCCGGTGGTCGGTGATTTTCGCCAGCGCGTCGAACCCGTCCTCGGCGAGCAAGACCTGGCAGCCTGCCTGGGCGAGAAAGATTTCTGCGCTGCGTCGGATGGTGTTGCTGTCGTCAATCACCATCACCTTGAGTCCGGTCAGATCCACGATATCTCTTCCTGCGTGTGTGTTTTCGGCGCGCGCGGCGAACCGCGGGACGCGACGTCGCCTATTCCTAACGGACAATCATCTCGCATCTTGAGCGTGATCAGATCTCGACCATCTCGAAATCGTCCTTGCGCGCGTCACACTCGGGGCAGGACCAGTTCGGCGGGAGGTCTTCCCAGCGGGTACCGGGGGCGATACCTTCTTCCGGGAGTCCGGCGGCTTCGTCGTAGATGAAACCGCAGATCAGGCACATGTAGGTTTTGTAGTCGCTTTCGGCCATTGCGTCGCGTTTGCCTGTGGCGTTGGATGTGGATGATAAAATCCGCAAAATCTTACCGTATTTCCCGAAGCGCGGAGCGTCATGACCCGCCCGCGCGGCCAGAAAGGAAACGATGCTTCAACTGCCCGCCGTTCTCTCCATTTGCGCTGCGGATCCCACCAGCGCCACCGGTGTGGCCGCCGATGCGGCCACCCTTGCCAGCATGGGTGTCTATCCCCTGTGTGTGGTGAGCGAAGTATGCCTGCGCGATACCGCCCAAGTCGAGGCGCGAATGCCATTGGAGTGCGAACTGGTCGTCGACCAGGCGCGCGTGGTCCTCGAGGACGTCCCGGTCGGCGCGATCAAGATCACGCTGCCCGGGTCGGCGGTCATGGTCTCCGCCCTGGCCGAACTGGTGGCCGATTACGACGAGGTCCCGCTGGTGCTCGAACTGCCGCCGTTGTCGCGCACCGAGGACGAGCCTGACGACGCGCACCTGGCCGCGGCGCTGGAGCTGCTCTTGCCCTATGCCACCACCCTCGTGGTCGACGCCAGCGCCGCCCGTCGGCTGGTCGCGGCGGGCATGGAAGAAGAGGAGCCCGAGCTGGAGGACGAGGATCTGGCGGCCCTGTTGTGCGGCATCGGCACCGGCAGCGTGCTCGTGCTCGGTGGCGCTCGCCCCGGCCCTCAGGTGGTGCATGTGCTGTATGGCGAAGACGGCGTACTGCAGCGGGACGTGTTCGAGCGTACCGATCACCCGGCGCTGGGTTTCGGGGCGTCGGCGTCGGCTGCCCTGGCCGCCGGTCTGGCCCGCGGGCAGGACACCCCGGAGGCGACGCGCGAGGCCCTCCAGTACGCCCACCGCGCGGACGCCGCCGGCCTGCGCATGGGCATGGGCGTCGCGGTGCCCGATCGCCTGTTCTGGGCGCGCAACCGGGAGTCGGCCGCATGAGCGCGTGGACCGAGCGCCTGGCCGACGGGCTGTACCTGATCACCCCCGAGCAGGCCGATACGGAGGCCCTGGTGGCGCGCGTCGAGGCGCTGCTGCCGGCGCGCCCGGCGGTGCTTCAGTATCGCAACAAGACCCTCGACGCCGCCGGGCGCAGGACACAGGCCGAGGCCCTGCTGCGCCGGTGTCGTGGCGCCGGGGTGCCGTTCATCGTCAATGACGACCTCGAACTGGCGCTGGCGATCGATGCCGACGGCGTGCACGTGGGGCGGGACGATGGCGACGTGGCCGCGCTGCGCGCCCGGCTCGGCGCGCAGCGCCTGCTGGGGGTTTCGTGCTACAACGAATGGTCGCGCGCGGAAGCGGCGGTGGCGGCCGGTGCGGATTGCGTTGCCTTCGGGGCGATGTTCCCGTCGACCACCAAGCCCGGCGCCGTACCTGCGGCGCCCGAGTTGCTGACCCGGGCGCGCGCGCTGGGCGTCGGCGTCGTGGCCATCGGCGGCATCACTCTGGAGAACGCGCCGGCTCTGGTCGCCGCCGGGGCCCATCAGCTGGCGGTGATTTCGGATGTCTTCGAAGCGCCGGATCCGTGCGCACGGGCGCGCGCGTATGCGGCGCTGTTCGCGTCTGGCGACGCGTGTTCCACCCAATAACGACGGAATATCCAAGCATGAGTCGAAACGAAACCCTCTTCAACCGGGCGCAACAGGTCATTCCGGGTGGCGTCAATTCTCCGGTACGCGCCTTCGGGTCGGTGGGCGGATTCCCCCGTTTCATCACCCGCGCCGAGGGGGCGCGCATGTGGGACGCCGACGGCGCGGCCTACATCGACTACGTCGGCTCCTGGGGGCCGGCGATCGCGGGTCACGCGCATCCGGCCATCGTCGAGGCGGTACGCGAGGCGGCGCTCAAGGGGCTGTCCTTCGGCGCGCCGACCGAGGCCGAGATAGACATGGCCGAGCAGCTGTGCGCGCAGTTGCCGGGCATGGACATGGTCCGCCTGGTCAGCTCCGGCACCGAGGCGACCATGAGCGCCATCCGCCTGGCGCGCGGGTTCACCGGCCGCGACACCATCGTCAAGTTCGAGGGCTGCTATCACGGTCACGCCGACTGCCTGCTGGTCAAGGCCGGCTCCGGTGCGCTGACCTTCGGCAATCCGTCCTCGGGCGGGGTGCCGGCCGACTTCGCCAAGCACACCCTGGTGCTGGACTACAACGATCCGGAACAGCTGGCCGCCACCTTCGCGGCCAAGGGCGACGAGATCGCCGCCGTCATCGTCGAGCCCTTCGCCGGCAACATGAACCTGGTGCGTCCGAGCGAGCGCTTCCTGCAACTGTTGCGTGAGCTGTGCACCGCCCATGGCACGGTGCTGATCTTCGACGAGGTGATGACCGGCTTTCGCGTCGGGCCGCAGGGGGTTCAGGGCCTGGTGGGCATCACGCCGGACCTGACGACGCTGGGCAAGGTGGTCGGGGGCGGCATGCCGGTGGGGGCCTTTGGCGGCCGTCGCGACATCATGGAAAAGATCGCGCCCCTGGGCCCGGTGTATCAGGCCGGCACCCTGTCCGGCAGTCCGGTGGCGGTCGCGGCGGGCTTGGCCTCGCTCAAGCTGGTGCGCGAGGCCGGCTTCTACGAGCAGCTCGCAGAGCGCACCCGGCAGCTCACCGACGGGCTGACCGCGGTGGCGCGCCAGCACGGCATCGCCTTCTGCGCCCAGTCCGTGGGCGGGATGTTCGGCCTCTATTTCGCCGAACGGCCGCCGCAGGGTTTCGCCGACGTGATGGCCTCGGACCGGGAGCGCTTCAACCGCTTCTTCCACGCCATGCTCGAGGCCGGGCACTACTTCGCGCCCTCGGCCTTCGAGGCCGGTTTCGTCTCCATCGCCCATACCCGCGAGGATATCGAGGCCACCATCGGCGCGGCCGAACGCGTGTTCGCGGACATGGCCGGCTGAGCGGCTGCGAAAAGATGCCACGCCTGCTGCGACGGCGCGAAAATTTTCACCGGCTGCGAGCCGGACGGCTTGAAAATAGAACGACCGTACTATAAAGTGACACTCATGACCAAAGGTGCCCGTACCCGCCAGACCATTCTCGATGCCGCGGTGGCCATGGCCTCCGAGGGGGGGTTCGAATCCCTGTCCATCGGTGCCCTGGCGGGCCGCGTCGGCATGTCCAAGAGTGGCCTGTTCGCGCATTTCGGTTCGCGCGAGGAATTGCAGATCGCCGCGATCGAGGCGGCGGCCGCGCGCTTCGCCGATCTGGTGTTCGCACCTGCGCTCAAGGCGCCGCGGGGCGTGCCGCGGATCGAGGCCCTGTTCCAGCACTGGCTGACCTGGGTGGAGCGGGGCGGCTGGGGCGGGGGGTGTCCGTTGCAGGCCGCGGCGCTGGAATTCGATGACCGCCCCGGCCCGGTCCGGGATGCGGTGATCGCCCACTTCCTGCGCCTCGAGAAGGAATTGGGCCGGGCGGTGCAGCTGGCCATCGGCGAAGGCCATTTCCGCGCCGAGCTGGACGTGGAGCAATTCGTATTCGACCTGTTCGCCGTGGTCAGCGCCGCCTATTACCGTGGGCGCCTGCTCGACGATGACAGCACCCGGCAGCGGGCGCAGCGCGCCTTCGCCAATCTGATCGAGCGTCACCGCACGGCGCCGACCATGCATTGAGAGGCTGTGGACACGTGCCGCACCTGCGGCGAGCGCGCCTGAGCGCCTCCGCCCCTGGCCGGAAGCGCGCGGGCGTACTCTCGCGACGGCACCGACTCTTTCACAGCCTCTGACTCGTGGTGGCCGGCGTGCCGCCGGCCATCGATGGACCCCGCTCCCCGACACAGAGACCACCACACATGAAACCATCGACAGAAAAGCGCACGAACGGTCGTGTTCAATTGCTCACGCCGGCCCAGCGCCGCTGGGTGCGGCTGACCTCCTCGCTGCTGCCCGGCTGGAGCGCCGAGCGCGCCGAGCGCCTGCTGCTGCGTCCGCCACGGATGCGCGGGCGCGCCGGCGAGGTGCTCGACGCCTGGGGCCGGCGGGTCGATCTGCAAGTCGACGGGCACACCGTGGCCACCTGGCGTTTCGGCGAGGCGGCGCAACCGCAGGTGGTGCTGGTGCATGGCTGGGGGGGCTATGGCGGGCAGTTCGCGCGCTGGATCGAGCCGCTGCGTGCGCGCGGCTTCGGCGTGGTGCTGTTCGATATGCCGGGTCACGGCGAGAGCGGTGGACGGGCAGGGCGGGTGGACGAATTCACCCGGGCGATCGATGCGGTGATCGACGCCTGTTCCGGTGTGACGGCCGTGGTGGCGCATTCCATGGGGGGCGCGGCCAGCGTGCAGCTGCTGCGCACCCGGCGCGATCTGGCCGGTCTCGTGGTGATCGCGGCGCCGGCCTCGCTGGCGCATCACGTACGTGACCTGTCGGCGCGCGTGGGGTTGGGCCCCGCGGCGCATCGCAGCCTCGTCGGCCGCCTGGAGTCGGCGCATCGGCCGGTGGCGGAACTGGATGACCTGTCGTCGCTGCCCACGCAGACGACCCGGGCGCTGTTCATCCACGACCGGGACGATGCCGAAGTCGATTTCGCCCACCTGGCCCGTTTCGGCGCCCAGTGGCCGGGCAGCGAGACCCTGGCCACCGAAGGGTGGGGGCACTACCGGGTGCTGGGGGCGCCCGAGGTGATCGCGCGCGCGGTGGACTTCATCGGTGCGACAGCCGGGCTGGCGCGACGCTGAGCACGCCGCTCACATCAGGAACAGGGTCGCCAGGCCGAGGAAGATGAAGAAACCGCCCGAGTCGGTGCACGCGGTGATCATCACGCTCGAACCGAGGGCCGGGTCGCGGCCGAAGCGCTGCATGGCCATGGGGATGACCACCCCCATGCTCGAGGCGAGCAGCAGGTTGAGGGTGGTAGCGGCGGTCATCACCGCGCCGAGCTGGGCATTGCCGTAGAGCCACCAGGCGAGCACGCCGAGCAGGCCACCCCAGACGAGGCCGTTGATCAGGGCGACGCCCACCTCCTTCTTCAGCAGGCGTTTGCCGCTGTTGCTGTCCACCTGGCCCATGGCCATGGCGCGCACGATCATGGTGATGGTCTGGTTGCCGGAGTTGCCGCCGATGCCGGCGACGATGGGCATGAGCGCGGCGAGGGCGACGAGTTTCTCGATGGAGCCCTCGAACAGGCCGATCACCCGTGAGGCGACGAAGGCGGTAACCAGGTTGATGGCCAGCCAGGTCCACCGGTTGCGCACCGAGTCGAGCACCGGCGCGAAGATGTCTTCTTCCTCGCGCAGGCCGGCCTGATTGAGTAGCTCCGCCTCGGATTCCTCGCGGATGAAATCCACCACCGTGTCGACGGTCACCCGGCCCATGAGCTGGTTGTTCGCGGTCACCACCGGCGCCGACACCAGGTCGTAGCGCTCGAAGGCGTTGGCCGCGTCCTCGGCCTTGTCGTCGGGGCGCAGCGTGACCGGGTCGGTGAGCATGATCTCGCTGACCAGTCGTTCCGGATCGCTCACCAGCATCTTGCCCAGCGGCAGCACGCCGACCAGGGCCTCGTCGCGATTGGCGACGAACAGCTGGTCGGTGTGGTCGGGCAGCTCGGCGAAGCGGCGCAGATAGCGCAGCACCACCTCGAGCCGGATGTCCGGCCGGATGGTGACCATGTCGAAGTCCATGAGGGCGCCGACCGCGTCCTCGTCGTAGGACATGGCGGCGCGCAGCTGGGCGCGTTCTTCCAGGTCGAGGGCCTGGTAGACGTCCTCCATGACCTCGTCGGGCAGGTCGGGGGCCAGGTCGGCCAGCTCGTCCGCGTCGAGGGTTCCGGCGGCGGCCTTGAGCTCGTCCCGGTCCATGGTCTCGAGCAGCGTCTCGCGCACCGCATCGGAGACCTCGAGCAGGATCTCACCGTCGCGTTCGGCCTTGACCAGATCCCAGACGAACGTGCGCTCCTCGATCGGCAGGCTTTCGAGGATGAAGGCGATGTCCGCCGCGTGCATCTCGTCGAGCCGGGTCGTCAGCTCCTGGATGTGCTGCTTGTGGACCAGGCCCTCGACCAGATCGTGGCGTGGCATGTCCTGGCGGTGGACGAGCGTCTCCACCAGCTTGTGCCGGTGCAGCAGTTCCTGGACCTCGCGCAGGTGGTCCTGGAGGTTGTCGCGGGGTTTGATTTCGGGTTCGGACATGAACGGGATCGACGGCGCCTGTGCCGTTGGCCCCGGATTGTACGTGCTTTGTTGTTGCGGCGCGACCGGGGGTGGAGCGGATTTGCCGATGGGCGAAACGCCGCGTGGGGCGGACGGCTCAGGGCACTTCGGAGCGATGCATGCGTGCCCGGATGCGTGCGGCGTGGGCCGCCAGGCGGGGGCCGAAATGGCGCTCGTAACGGCGCGGATTGGGCAGCATCACGGCGAGTCGGGCCGCCTGCCCGGCGTCGAGCGTGGCGGCGCTCACGCCGTAGTAGTGGCGCGCTGCGGCCTCCGCGCCGAAGATGCCGGCGCCCCATTCGACCACGTTCAGATAGACCTCGAGGATGCGCCGCTTGGACCAGCACGCCTCGATCATCAGGGTGATGATCGCCTCCTGGCCCTTGCGCAGGTAGCTGCGCGCGGGGGTGAGGAACAGGTTCTTGGCCAGCTGCTGGGAGATGGTCGAGCCGCCGGCGACCGCCTTGCCCCGGCGGGCGTTGCGCTCCATGGCGCGCTGGATGCCCTCCCAGTCGAAGCCGTCATGCTCGGTGAAGCGGTCGTCCTCGGCGGCGACCACCGCCTGCTTGAGCTGATGCGAGATGTGTTCGTAGTCCACCCAGGTGTGCTGCAGGCGCGCCTTGGGGTCGTCCTCGCGCAGGGCGCTCAGCTGCAGATCCATGAAGTGCGTGGTCTTGGGGTTGACGTACTGCCACCACAGCACATGGGCGAAGATCCACACCTCGTAGAGCACGCAGGCGGCCACGAGCACCAGCAGGGCGCGTCCGATCCCGCGGCCGATCCCCTTCATCATGACCCTCAGGGCGCTGTCGCGGCCAGTTGCAGCCGCAGCTGGGCGAGGACGGGCGCGCTGTCGGGGCGCACCCCCCGCCACAGGGCGAAACTCTCGGCCGCCTGCTCCACCAGCATGCCGAGGCCGTCGGCGACCCGCGTCGCGCCCCTGGCCCGCGCATGGTTCATGAAGGCGGTGGGCCGGGCGCCGTACATCATGTCGTAGGCCAGCGCGCAGCCGTCGAAGACCGCGTCGGGCAGCGGCGGCACCTCGGCCGAGAGGCTCGCCGAGGTGGCGTTGATGATCACGTCCACCGGCGCCGCCGCCACCGCCTCGAATCCGCAGCCATCGAGCCGGGTGTGCCGGCACAGGGGGTGGAAGCGTTCGGCCAGTGCCTCGGCGCGGGCGGCGGTGCGATTGGCGATGGTCACCTGGCGCGGGCCGGCTGCGAGCAGGGGCAGCAGCACGCCGCGCGAGGCGCCGCCGGCGCCGAGCAGCAGGACGTGCCTGTCGGCCAGCGGGCAGCTCAGATTTTCCTCCAGATCCCGGATCAGCCCGACGCCGTCGGTGTTGTCGCCATGAATGCCGTCGGCCCGGAAGCTGAGGGTGTTGACCGCGCCGGCCGCCTGGGCGCGTTCCGACAGCTGGTCGGCCAGGTCGTAGGCCTCCAGCTTGAAGGGCACGGTCACGTTCATGCCGCGCCCACCGCTGGCGGCAAAGGCGCGCACCGTGTCGGCGAACCCGTGTTCGGGACCGAGGATGGCCTCGTAGGTCATGGCCTGACCGGTCTGACGGGCAAAGGCGGTGTGGATCTGCGGCGACTTGCTGTGGGCGATGGGGTTGCCGATGACGGCGTATCGGTCCATGGGCGGCTCCGGTGACGATGGCGCCATTTTACCGGCTCCGCGCCGTGCTCACTCGGTGCGCACGGAATCGGCGTTGGTGAAGGTCCAGGTGCGCGTGATCTCGATCTCGTCGGTGTCGCGCCGGATGTCCGGCGGGAAGGCGGAGAACGGCGCTGCGAGCTGGACGATGCGTTTGGCCGCTTCGTCCAGCACCGGATGCCCCGAGGAACGGTGGATGTTGATCCGCGCCACCGTGCCGTCGGCGCGGATCACCACCGACATCAGCAGGCTGCCATAGAGCTTGCCGCGCGCCGAGTCGGGGTAGTTGAGGGTGCCGACCCGCTCGATCTTCTGGCGCCAGTCTTCCACGTACTGGGCGAAACGGTACTCGCGGGTGCGCGCGCCAATGAACTTCTTGCGCGGGCGTCGGGCGTATTCGTTCAGATCCTTGTCGATCTTGGCCTCGAGGCGGGCGATGGCCGCCGCGCTGTCGGCCAGATCCACGCCCGACACCTCGCGTGGTTCTTCGGCCGGGGAATCGCTGTTCTTCGGCGCCTGTCGGACGACCTCACGGGTCTTCGCCTCCGCCAGCAGCTTGCGCTGGGCTGCTTCGAGCTTGGCCACCCGGCGCTTGGCCTCGACCAGCTGGTCGCCCTCGCGGCGTTGCTCCTTGGGCGGTAGCGGGGTGCTCGCGGTGACCTTGGCCTCGGTGTTGCCGCCACCGTCCAGGTTGGCCTGGGCGAGCGCCTCGGCCGCTTTCGGCGCGCGTTGATGGCGGGCGTTGACCAGCACCACCTCGAGCCCGCTGTCTTTCTTGAGGTGATCCGCGATGTCGGGAAACCGGAAGTGGATGGCGAGGGCCAGCGCATGCACCAGGATCGAGATGCCCAGCGCCAGCGGCAGGAAGCCGGGCCCGCGCCGCCGCGCACCGGCTGCCGCCTTGCGTGGTGCGGCCGCCTTGGCGCCAGCCGGCTGGCGGGGTGTCTTGGGCGGTGGCGTGCGCGTCATGCCGGCATTCTACTCAGAAGCGGCCTCGTCGAGGGTGGGTTCGGAGAGCACCGAGACGAAGCGCGCGCGCAGGTCTACGTCGAGCAGGTCGCTGTCCTTGATCTCGAGTGCCACATGGGCGCCGGGCACCTGCAGGGGCATGCCGCCGACCTTGAACACGAAGGGCATGTCGTCGATGCGAACGACGTTCTCGCGCAGTACCCGGGCCGTGACCCGGGCGTCGTCGCGCCAGCGCAGCGCGCGGATGCACCAGT
The nucleotide sequence above comes from Nitrogeniibacter mangrovi. Encoded proteins:
- a CDS encoding methyl-accepting chemotaxis protein, which codes for MSTAQTPTATIAPDATIMDAQDAAPEKKAARPARAGLPGGKSLTDQLRKLGLVLGLLFIALVALIFLQAQRAANSTSYLYAAGEMRMLSEQTAKSGQLALQGDPRAFAELREGRDEFDKMLNAVTNGGLINERVDSSAVPPSPAAFADRLSTLAGIWAKSDKDTQLVLDQEKNLTTLSRSVNVINDKNPQLLDVTEQVAALKLQSGASAREIATANRLVMLTQRIAKNANALLVADAIDPEVAFLLGKDTNSFREILGQLKDMTPDSVTRAKLAELDTVANESLGAVSGILSNIQYLVQAKQAGRRIIDNAPPLSEQAHQLTEEYAGYFGGFGLLQIGIAVVAVLILLSILRMVFVYRNDMAARSQDADSQRRNAEDERNQTQQAILRLMNEMGDLADGDLTIRATVTEDITGAIADSVNYTVEELAVLVRRINDAAGRVTSATEAAKLTSNELLEATQRQSEELEEVGQTVQAMARSMTEASQRALQSAQVARRSLDSANKGTEAVENTIKGMNEIREKIQETSKRIKRLGESSQEIGEIVELISDITEQTNVLALNAAIQAASAGEAGRGFTVVAEEVQRLAERSAEATKQISAIVKTIQTDTQDAVSAMENATHDVVAGAALSDSAGQALVEIGTVSAEAAELIEQISNDTQKQAANASRVAESMRGIQAITEQTTRGTKQTAVSIGELAELAVELKGSVSGFKV
- a CDS encoding chemotaxis protein CheW, producing the protein MAKRVSLREFQEGLVRRLADAQSAPRRDLLGLAAGSAHWLLDLSDAGEILPVPALATVPLTRHWFRGLANVRGTLFGIVDLSAFCGGPLISPGGAARLVLIGQRHGANCGLLVSATTGLRSPDDFDLDADTPPEHAWVSRTLRDTHGRPWQHIDAPRLLGHPAFLEASAA
- a CDS encoding response regulator transcription factor, with the protein product MPIQKILVVDDSPTERYALSEVLQKNGYQVITAETGEEGIEKSKSELPDLILMDVVMPGMNGYQATRTISRDAATRSIPVIICTTKGQETDKIWGMRQGAFDYLVKPLDHAELLERIRAMD
- the pilG gene encoding twitching motility response regulator PilG, giving the protein MDLTGLKVMVIDDSNTIRRSAEIFLAQAGCQVLLAEDGFDALAKITDHRPDVIFVDIMMPRLDGYQTCALIKKNVRLSATPVIMLSSKDGLFDRARGRMVGSDEYLTKPFTKDSLLKAVAAHASTPQSHE
- a CDS encoding rubredoxin — its product is MCLICGFIYDEAAGLPEEGIAPGTRWEDLPPNWSCPECDARKDDFEMVEI
- a CDS encoding bifunctional hydroxymethylpyrimidine kinase/phosphomethylpyrimidine kinase, which translates into the protein MLQLPAVLSICAADPTSATGVAADAATLASMGVYPLCVVSEVCLRDTAQVEARMPLECELVVDQARVVLEDVPVGAIKITLPGSAVMVSALAELVADYDEVPLVLELPPLSRTEDEPDDAHLAAALELLLPYATTLVVDASAARRLVAAGMEEEEPELEDEDLAALLCGIGTGSVLVLGGARPGPQVVHVLYGEDGVLQRDVFERTDHPALGFGASASAALAAGLARGQDTPEATREALQYAHRADAAGLRMGMGVAVPDRLFWARNRESAA
- the thiE gene encoding thiamine phosphate synthase is translated as MSAWTERLADGLYLITPEQADTEALVARVEALLPARPAVLQYRNKTLDAAGRRTQAEALLRRCRGAGVPFIVNDDLELALAIDADGVHVGRDDGDVAALRARLGAQRLLGVSCYNEWSRAEAAVAAGADCVAFGAMFPSTTKPGAVPAAPELLTRARALGVGVVAIGGITLENAPALVAAGAHQLAVISDVFEAPDPCARARAYAALFASGDACSTQ